A stretch of DNA from Sulfurospirillum tamanense:
CACTCTACTGCCTTCATCATCTTCAACGCTTTCTTGGTGCTTGCGGGTGTTATGGCACTACGTTTTTACATCCTCTACGCTGGCCAAACGTTCGTCGGCTAGCTTCTTAGGAGCCTCCAAGCGAGGCTCCTTTTTCCTCTTTTAAGCTTCTTTTAAAATCAAAACTTTTTAACTTCTTCCAAATTCAATGAGGCCTTCTGTGGGCGAACTTGCCGTAGCGAAGGGTTTTTTCAAAATGCGCCCGGCCAAAAAGCTTTCGCGCCCTGCAATAACCGCGTGTTTCATGGCGCGCGCCATACGAATAGGGTCCCCGGCTTGGGCGATGGCCGTGTTAGTGAGCACACCATCCGCGCCAATCTCCATCGCAATCGCAGCGTCACTCGCACACCCAATCCCTGCATCCACAATCACAGGCACCTTGACCGCTTCTTTGATAAACAACACGTTATACCTGTTTTGGATGCCCAAACCGCTTCCGATGGGTGCGGCCAATGGCATGACCGCGTGAGAGCCTGCATCTTCAAGGCGTTTGGCCATAATAGGGTCGTCGTTGGTGTAGGTCATGATAGTAAAACCATCGCGCGCTAAGACTTCGCACGCTTTGAGGGTTTCCATGACATCGGGGTAGAGGGTTTTGGCCGTGTCGCCGATGACTTCGAGTTTAATAAGGTCGATGCCCGTGGCTTCGCGCACCATGCGAAACAGGGTGATGGCTTCTTCAGCGGTAGTGCATCCTGCGGAGTTTGGCAAGAGCTTAATGTTGGTGTCTTTAAAATAATCTAACAAATTCTCTTCATTGGGGTTAGTGATATTCACACGGCGCACCGCTACGGTGATGAGTTCAGACCCACTCTCAATCGTCGCGTCTCGCGTGGTTTGAAAGTCGGGGTATTTGCCACTGCCTACGATTAACCGGC
This window harbors:
- a CDS encoding thiazole synthase, with translation MNDTLIVGKVTLGSRLIVGSGKYPDFQTTRDATIESGSELITVAVRRVNITNPNEENLLDYFKDTNIKLLPNSAGCTTAEEAITLFRMVREATGIDLIKLEVIGDTAKTLYPDVMETLKACEVLARDGFTIMTYTNDDPIMAKRLEDAGSHAVMPLAAPIGSGLGIQNRYNVLFIKEAVKVPVIVDAGIGCASDAAIAMEIGADGVLTNTAIAQAGDPIRMARAMKHAVIAGRESFLAGRILKKPFATASSPTEGLIEFGRS